In Microbacterium sp. No. 7, the genomic window GCGTCGAGGATCGGCCCCGCGAACACGAACCGCACCGACGGCAGCGCGCTCGTCACGCCCAGCACGAGGTCGAGGTCGACGCGGCGGCCGATCTTGCCGACGTATCCGACGGTCGTCGGCCCGGTCGCGAGGCTCGTCGTCGCGAACCGCTCGGGGTCGCAGCCGTTGGTGACGAGCTGCGCGTCGTCGCGGCCGAACGAGCGGGCGAGGTCGCGCGTCGCCTCGGAGTTGGCGGTCACGGCGGTCGCGTGGTCGAAGATGCGGCGGTACGCCTCGGTCACCTCGCCGCGCACCGACTCGAACGCGTAGTGGATGGTCCAGTCGTCGAGCAGGTCGAACACGAGCGGCTGGCCCGACGCGACGATCTCCTTCCACGCGCTCGAGAGCGACAGGAAGGGGTTCCAGGCGATGACGGGCGTCGGCCGGCCGTCGACGAACCCCCGGTAGTCGGGGAGCGAGGTCACCCACCACTTGCGCCGGTCGGAGAGGTTCGGCATCCGCACGCTCGTCGACGGATAGCCGCGGGTGTTCGGGGCGACCGTGCCGCGCAGCACGCGGTAGCGCAGGCTCAGCGGCAGCGGCTCGGGCCGCGACAGCACCGCGACGTGGCCGTGCGGGGCGAGCAGCTCGCCGAACCAC contains:
- a CDS encoding glycosyltransferase → MTTSPTVPTRTTAPALTAFPMHGQHKLISEGYRTRDGHLIEWFGELLAPHGHVAVLSRPEPLPLSLRYRVLRGTVAPNTRGYPSTSVRMPNLSDRRKWWVTSLPDYRGFVDGRPTPVIAWNPFLSLSSAWKEIVASGQPLVFDLLDDWTIHYAFESVRGEVTEAYRRIFDHATAVTANSEATRDLARSFGRDDAQLVTNGCDPERFATTSLATGPTTVGYVGKIGRRVDLDLVLGVTSALPSVRFVFAGPILDAEYEAPLKRQPNIELLGDVHYSKVPALLQTFDIGWVPHRVGEGEVGGDVIKTYEYRAAWLPVITTPVLGASSRGLQHVVALPAAEHERWFADQAAQGPRVARREGAIPPEATWSGKARHLLSELGLG